One genomic segment of Coffea arabica cultivar ET-39 chromosome 6e, Coffea Arabica ET-39 HiFi, whole genome shotgun sequence includes these proteins:
- the LOC113697527 gene encoding uncharacterized protein, with product MDQNGTVNSRHRRSPSSDRFLGVFSPTERSTALSASGDNSASGDELNEDDVFWTGDFTEPRGRSSSPSSVINMRQPFRKPENFGILAALSDDHRNPNQSLLYRKASLSPSTSSFNKTPLSASPTQPSPFSRAIPSIPKPQQNYSTYSQSMPARKFQQSAPVNVPMMPRKVRNGLLADVDVDDNDADDEMLPPHEIVARGSAAGSPKTTFSVLEGVGRTLKGRDLRQVRNAVWRQTGFVD from the coding sequence ATGGACCAAAACGGCACCGTTAATTCCCGTCATCGTCGATCGCCCTCCTCTGACAGATTTCTCGGCGTTTTCTCTCCGACCGAACGAAGCACCGCTCTCAGTGCTTCTGGAGACAACTCTGCCTCCGGCGACGAGCTTAACGAAGACGACGTCTTCTGGACTGGTGACTTTACTGAGCCTCGTGGCCGGTCCTCTTCCCCTTCCTCAGTCATCAACATGCGCCAGCCCTTCCGGAAGCCGGAGAATTTCGGTATACTTGCTGCCTTGTCGGATGACCACCGTAACCCCAACCAATCTTTGCTCTACAGGAAggcctctctctctccctcgaCGTCGTCGTTTAACAAAACCCCACTTTCGGCTTCACCTACTCAACCGTCGCCGTTTTCACGTGCGATTCCTTCTATTCCGAAGCCGCAGCAGAACTACAGCACCTACTCGCAGTCGATGCCAGCAAGGAAGTTCCAACAGTCGGCTCCGGTGAATGTGCCGATGATGCCGAGAAAGGTGAGGAACGGCTTGCTGGCTGACGTGGATGTTGATGATAATGACGCCGACGATGAGATGCTCCCGCCGCACGAGATCGTTGCACGAGGATCGGCGGCTGGGTCTCCGAAGACCACGTTCTCGGTGCTTGAAGGCGTCGGGAGAACTCTCAAAGGCAGAGATCTTCGTCAGGTTCGCAACGCCGTCTGGCGCCAAACAGGTTTTGTCGATTGA